From the Ctenopharyngodon idella isolate HZGC_01 chromosome 3, HZGC01, whole genome shotgun sequence genome, one window contains:
- the LOC127508837 gene encoding uncharacterized PE-PGRS family protein PE_PGRS54-like isoform X7, with translation MGSGVQELTGTDSDRDITPPFRKARPRGVNGTDREGGWVHWRPVGRRERGLQCRSRNSGSHGGSGATGSHGGSGATGSHGGSGATGSHGGSGATGSHGGSGATGSHGGSGATGSHGGSGATGSHGGSGATGSHGGLGSKGSHGGSGATGSHGGSGGLGGHGRSGGLGAHGRSGSVAGHSSSQAVEGRGRVRSPPASSSNSEAADDRGRAGSPPTSSPPSGIWPPPKKFLGNSTEAVAVSWVRSSGGAGRARSSGGAGRARSSGGAGRARSSGGAGRARSSGGAGRARSSGGAGRARSSGGAGRARSSATASVAVSGRAGCSGTAADCSGTAADCSGTAADCSGTASGPTAGSGKASGPTAGSGKASGPTAGSGKASGPTAGSGKASGP, from the exons atgggaagtggagtccaggaactgacaggaacagacagtgatcgtgacataacgccccccttccggaaggcgcgtcctcgcggcgtaaatggcacagatagggagggggggtgggtacattggagacctgttggcagacgggaacggggtctccaatgcaggtccaggaactcgggcagccacggggggtcaggtgccacgggcagccacggcgggtcaggtgccacgggcagccacggcgggtcaggtgccacgggcagccacggcgggtcaggtgccacgggcagccacggcgggtcaggtgccacgggcagccacggcgggtcaggtgccacgggcagccacggcgggtcaggtgccacgggcagccacggcgggtcaggtgccacgggcagccatggtGGGTTAGGTTCCaagggcagccacggcgggtcaggtgccacgggcagccacggcgggtcag gtggcttaggcggccacggtaggtcaggtggcttgggcgcccacggtaggtcagggtccgtagccggccacagcagttcacaggcggttgaaggccgtgggcgtgtaaggtccccacccgcaagctcaagcaattcggaggccgctgatgatcgcggccgtgcagggtccccacccacaagctccccaccctcaggtatatggcccccccccaaaaagttcttggggaattcaacggaggccgtggcggtttcgtgggtaaggagctcgggtggcgccggcagggcgaggagctcgggtggcgccggcagggcgaggagctcgggtggcgccggcagggcgaggagctcgggtggcgccggcagggcgaggagctcgggtggcgccggcagggcgaggagctcgggtggcgccggcagggcgaggagctcgggtggcgccggcagggcgaggagctcggcgacggcctccgtggccgtatcaggaagagcgggctgctctgggacggcagcggactgctctgggacggcagcggactgctctgggacggcagcggactgctctgggacggcctccgggcctacagcgggctctgggaaggcctccgggcctacagcgggctctgggaaggcctccgggcctacagcgggctctgggaaggcctccgggcctacagcgggctctgggaaggcctccgggccttga
- the LOC127508837 gene encoding PE-PGRS family protein PE_PGRS5-like isoform X27: MGSGVQELTGTDSDRDITPPFRKARPRGVNGTDREGGWVHWRPVGRRERGLQCRSRNSGSHGGSGATGSHGGSGATGSHGGSGATGSHGGSGATGSHGGSGATGSHGGSGATGSHGGSGATGSHGGSGGLGNHGGSGSVAGHSSSQAVEGRGRVRSPPASSSNSEAADDRGRAGSPPTSSPPSGIWPPPKKFLGNSTEAVAVSWVRSSGGAGRARSSGGAGRARSSGGAGRARSSGGAGRARSSGGAGRARSSGGAGRARSSGGAGRARSSATASVAVSGRAGCSGTAADCSGTAADCSGTAADCSGTASGPTAGSGKASGPTAGSGKASGPTAGSGKASGPTAGSGKASGP, encoded by the exons atgggaagtggagtccaggaactgacaggaacagacagtgatcgtgacataacgccccccttccggaaggcgcgtcctcgcggcgtaaatggcacagatagggagggggggtgggtacattggagacctgttggcagacgggaacggggtctccaatgcaggtccaggaactcgggcagccacggggggtcaggtgccacgggcagccacggcgggtcaggtgccacgggcagccacggcgggtcaggtgccacgggcagccacggcgggtcaggtgccacgggcagccacggcgggtcaggtgccacgggcagccacggcgggtcaggtgccacgggcagccacggcgggtcaggtgccacgggcagccacggcgggtcag gtggcttgggcaaccacggcgggtcag ggtccgtagccggccacagcagttcacaggcggttgaaggccgtgggcgtgtaaggtccccacccgcaagctcaagcaattcggaggccgctgatgatcgcggccgtgcagggtccccacccacaagctccccaccctcaggtatatggcccccccccaaaaagttcttggggaattcaacggaggccgtggcggtttcgtgggtaaggagctcgggtggcgccggcagggcgaggagctcgggtggcgccggcagggcgaggagctcgggtggcgccggcagggcgaggagctcgggtggcgccggcagggcgaggagctcgggtggcgccggcagggcgaggagctcgggtggcgccggcagggcgaggagctcgggtggcgccggcagggcgaggagctcggcgacggcctccgtggccgtatcaggaagagcgggctgctctgggacggcagcggactgctctgggacggcagcggactgctctgggacggcagcggactgctctgggacggcctccgggcctacagcgggctctgggaaggcctccgggcctacagcgggctctgggaaggcctccgggcctacagcgggctctgggaaggcctccgggcctacagcgggctctgggaaggcctccgggccttga
- the LOC127508837 gene encoding uncharacterized protein LOC127508837 isoform X11 — MGSGVQELTGTDSDRDITPPFRKARPRGVNGTDREGGWVHWRPVGRRERGLQCRSRNSGSHGGSGATGSHGGSGATGSHGGSGATGSHGGSGATGSHGGSGATGSHGGSGATGSHGGSGATGSHGGSGATGSHGGSGGLGNHGGSGGLGGHGRSGGLGAHGRSGSVAGHSSSQAVEGRGRVRSPPASSSNSEAADDRGRAGSPPTSSPPSGIWPPPKKFLGNSTEAVAVSWVRSSGGAGRARSSGGAGRARSSGGAGRARSSGGAGRARSSGGAGRARSSGGAGRARSSGGAGRARSSATASVAVSGRAGCSGTAADCSGTAADCSGTAADCSGTASGPTAGSGKASGPTAGSGKASGPTAGSGKASGPTAGSGKASGP; from the exons atgggaagtggagtccaggaactgacaggaacagacagtgatcgtgacataacgccccccttccggaaggcgcgtcctcgcggcgtaaatggcacagatagggagggggggtgggtacattggagacctgttggcagacgggaacggggtctccaatgcaggtccaggaactcgggcagccacggggggtcaggtgccacgggcagccacggcgggtcaggtgccacgggcagccacggcgggtcaggtgccacgggcagccacggcgggtcaggtgccacgggcagccacggcgggtcaggtgccacgggcagccacggcgggtcaggtgccacgggcagccacggcgggtcaggtgccacgggcagccacggcgggtcag gtgccacgggcagccacggcgggtcaggtggcttgggcaaccacggcgggtcag gtggcttaggcggccacggtaggtcaggtggcttgggcgcccacggtaggtcagggtccgtagccggccacagcagttcacaggcggttgaaggccgtgggcgtgtaaggtccccacccgcaagctcaagcaattcggaggccgctgatgatcgcggccgtgcagggtccccacccacaagctccccaccctcaggtatatggcccccccccaaaaagttcttggggaattcaacggaggccgtggcggtttcgtgggtaaggagctcgggtggcgccggcagggcgaggagctcgggtggcgccggcagggcgaggagctcgggtggcgccggcagggcgaggagctcgggtggcgccggcagggcgaggagctcgggtggcgccggcagggcgaggagctcgggtggcgccggcagggcgaggagctcgggtggcgccggcagggcgaggagctcggcgacggcctccgtggccgtatcaggaagagcgggctgctctgggacggcagcggactgctctgggacggcagcggactgctctgggacggcagcggactgctctgggacggcctccgggcctacagcgggctctgggaaggcctccgggcctacagcgggctctgggaaggcctccgggcctacagcgggctctgggaaggcctccgggcctacagcgggctctgggaaggcctccgggccttga
- the LOC127508837 gene encoding PE-PGRS family protein PE_PGRS16-like isoform X10, giving the protein MGSGVQELTGTDSDRDITPPFRKARPRGVNGTDREGGWVHWRPVGRRERGLQCRSRNSGSHGGSGATGSHGGSGATGSHGGSGATGSHGGSGATGSHGGSGATGSHGGSGATGSHGGSGATGSHGGSGGLGNHGGSGGLGNHGGSGGLGGHGRSGGLGAHGRSGSVAGHSSSQAVEGRGRVRSPPASSSNSEAADDRGRAGSPPTSSPPSGIWPPPKKFLGNSTEAVAVSWVRSSGGAGRARSSGGAGRARSSGGAGRARSSGGAGRARSSGGAGRARSSGGAGRARSSGGAGRARSSATASVAVSGRAGCSGTAADCSGTAADCSGTAADCSGTASGPTAGSGKASGPTAGSGKASGPTAGSGKASGPTAGSGKASGP; this is encoded by the exons atgggaagtggagtccaggaactgacaggaacagacagtgatcgtgacataacgccccccttccggaaggcgcgtcctcgcggcgtaaatggcacagatagggagggggggtgggtacattggagacctgttggcagacgggaacggggtctccaatgcaggtccaggaactcgggcagccacggggggtcaggtgccacgggcagccacggcgggtcaggtgccacgggcagccacggcgggtcaggtgccacgggcagccacggcgggtcaggtgccacgggcagccacggcgggtcaggtgccacgggcagccacggcgggtcaggtgccacgggcagccacggcgggtcaggtgccacgggcagccacggcgggtcag gtggcttgggcaaccacggcgggtcaggtggcttgggcaaccacggcgggtcaggtggcttaggcggccacggtaggtcaggtggcttgggcgcccacggtaggtcagggtccgtagccggccacagcagttcacaggcggttgaaggccgtgggcgtgtaaggtccccacccgcaagctcaagcaattcggaggccgctgatgatcgcggccgtgcagggtccccacccacaagctccccaccctcaggtatatggcccccccccaaaaagttcttggggaattcaacggaggccgtggcggtttcgtgggtaaggagctcgggtggcgccggcagggcgaggagctcgggtggcgccggcagggcgaggagctcgggtggcgccggcagggcgaggagctcgggtggcgccggcagggcgaggagctcgggtggcgccggcagggcgaggagctcgggtggcgccggcagggcgaggagctcgggtggcgccggcagggcgaggagctcggcgacggcctccgtggccgtatcaggaagagcgggctgctctgggacggcagcggactgctctgggacggcagcggactgctctgggacggcagcggactgctctgggacggcctccgggcctacagcgggctctgggaaggcctccgggcctacagcgggctctgggaaggcctccgggcctacagcgggctctgggaaggcctccgggcctacagcgggctctgggaaggcctccgggccttga
- the LOC127508837 gene encoding PE-PGRS family protein PE_PGRS16-like isoform X25 has product MGSGVQELTGTDSDRDITPPFRKARPRGVNGTDREGGWVHWRPVGRRERGLQCRSRNSGSHGGSGATGSHGGSGATGSHGGSGATGSHGGSGATGSHGGSGATGSHGGSGATGSHGGSGATGSHGGSGGLGAHGRSGSVAGHSSSQAVEGRGRVRSPPASSSNSEAADDRGRAGSPPTSSPPSGIWPPPKKFLGNSTEAVAVSWVRSSGGAGRARSSGGAGRARSSGGAGRARSSGGAGRARSSGGAGRARSSGGAGRARSSGGAGRARSSATASVAVSGRAGCSGTAADCSGTAADCSGTAADCSGTASGPTAGSGKASGPTAGSGKASGPTAGSGKASGPTAGSGKASGP; this is encoded by the exons atgggaagtggagtccaggaactgacaggaacagacagtgatcgtgacataacgccccccttccggaaggcgcgtcctcgcggcgtaaatggcacagatagggagggggggtgggtacattggagacctgttggcagacgggaacggggtctccaatgcaggtccaggaactcgggcagccacggggggtcaggtgccacgggcagccacggcgggtcaggtgccacgggcagccacggcgggtcaggtgccacgggcagccacggcgggtcaggtgccacgggcagccacggcgggtcaggtgccacgggcagccacggcgggtcaggtgccacgggcagccacggcgggtcaggtgccacgggcagccacggcgggtcag gtggcttgggcgcccacggtaggtcagggtccgtagccggccacagcagttcacaggcggttgaaggccgtgggcgtgtaaggtccccacccgcaagctcaagcaattcggaggccgctgatgatcgcggccgtgcagggtccccacccacaagctccccaccctcaggtatatggcccccccccaaaaagttcttggggaattcaacggaggccgtggcggtttcgtgggtaaggagctcgggtggcgccggcagggcgaggagctcgggtggcgccggcagggcgaggagctcgggtggcgccggcagggcgaggagctcgggtggcgccggcagggcgaggagctcgggtggcgccggcagggcgaggagctcgggtggcgccggcagggcgaggagctcgggtggcgccggcagggcgaggagctcggcgacggcctccgtggccgtatcaggaagagcgggctgctctgggacggcagcggactgctctgggacggcagcggactgctctgggacggcagcggactgctctgggacggcctccgggcctacagcgggctctgggaaggcctccgggcctacagcgggctctgggaaggcctccgggcctacagcgggctctgggaaggcctccgggcctacagcgggctctgggaaggcctccgggccttga
- the LOC127508837 gene encoding uncharacterized PE-PGRS family protein PE_PGRS46-like isoform X20: MGSGVQELTGTDSDRDITPPFRKARPRGVNGTDREGGWVHWRPVGRRERGLQCRSRNSGSHGGSGATGSHGGSGATGSHGGSGATGSHGGSGATGSHGGSGATGSHGGSGATGSHGGSGATGSHGGSGGLGGHGRSGGLGAHGRSGSVAGHSSSQAVEGRGRVRSPPASSSNSEAADDRGRAGSPPTSSPPSGIWPPPKKFLGNSTEAVAVSWVRSSGGAGRARSSGGAGRARSSGGAGRARSSGGAGRARSSGGAGRARSSGGAGRARSSGGAGRARSSATASVAVSGRAGCSGTAADCSGTAADCSGTAADCSGTASGPTAGSGKASGPTAGSGKASGPTAGSGKASGPTAGSGKASGP, translated from the exons atgggaagtggagtccaggaactgacaggaacagacagtgatcgtgacataacgccccccttccggaaggcgcgtcctcgcggcgtaaatggcacagatagggagggggggtgggtacattggagacctgttggcagacgggaacggggtctccaatgcaggtccaggaactcgggcagccacggggggtcaggtgccacgggcagccacggcgggtcaggtgccacgggcagccacggcgggtcaggtgccacgggcagccacggcgggtcaggtgccacgggcagccacggcgggtcaggtgccacgggcagccacggcgggtcaggtgccacgggcagccacggcgggtcaggtgccacgggcagccacggcgggtcag gtggcttaggcggccacggtaggtcaggtggcttgggcgcccacggtaggtcagggtccgtagccggccacagcagttcacaggcggttgaaggccgtgggcgtgtaaggtccccacccgcaagctcaagcaattcggaggccgctgatgatcgcggccgtgcagggtccccacccacaagctccccaccctcaggtatatggcccccccccaaaaagttcttggggaattcaacggaggccgtggcggtttcgtgggtaaggagctcgggtggcgccggcagggcgaggagctcgggtggcgccggcagggcgaggagctcgggtggcgccggcagggcgaggagctcgggtggcgccggcagggcgaggagctcgggtggcgccggcagggcgaggagctcgggtggcgccggcagggcgaggagctcgggtggcgccggcagggcgaggagctcggcgacggcctccgtggccgtatcaggaagagcgggctgctctgggacggcagcggactgctctgggacggcagcggactgctctgggacggcagcggactgctctgggacggcctccgggcctacagcgggctctgggaaggcctccgggcctacagcgggctctgggaaggcctccgggcctacagcgggctctgggaaggcctccgggcctacagcgggctctgggaaggcctccgggccttga
- the LOC127508837 gene encoding uncharacterized protein LOC127508837 isoform X30, with product MGSGVQELTGTDSDRDITPPFRKARPRGVNGTDREGGWVHWRPVGRRERGLQCRSRNSGSHGGSGATGSHGGSGATGSHGGSGATGSHGGSGATGSHGGSGATGSHGGSGATGSHGGSGATGSHGGSGSVAGHSSSQAVEGRGRVRSPPASSSNSEAADDRGRAGSPPTSSPPSGIWPPPKKFLGNSTEAVAVSWVRSSGGAGRARSSGGAGRARSSGGAGRARSSGGAGRARSSGGAGRARSSGGAGRARSSGGAGRARSSATASVAVSGRAGCSGTAADCSGTAADCSGTAADCSGTASGPTAGSGKASGPTAGSGKASGPTAGSGKASGPTAGSGKASGP from the exons atgggaagtggagtccaggaactgacaggaacagacagtgatcgtgacataacgccccccttccggaaggcgcgtcctcgcggcgtaaatggcacagatagggagggggggtgggtacattggagacctgttggcagacgggaacggggtctccaatgcaggtccaggaactcgggcagccacggggggtcaggtgccacgggcagccacggcgggtcaggtgccacgggcagccacggcgggtcaggtgccacgggcagccacggcgggtcaggtgccacgggcagccacggcgggtcaggtgccacgggcagccacggcgggtcaggtgccacgggcagccacggcgggtcaggtgccacgggcagccacggcgggtcag ggtccgtagccggccacagcagttcacaggcggttgaaggccgtgggcgtgtaaggtccccacccgcaagctcaagcaattcggaggccgctgatgatcgcggccgtgcagggtccccacccacaagctccccaccctcaggtatatggcccccccccaaaaagttcttggggaattcaacggaggccgtggcggtttcgtgggtaaggagctcgggtggcgccggcagggcgaggagctcgggtggcgccggcagggcgaggagctcgggtggcgccggcagggcgaggagctcgggtggcgccggcagggcgaggagctcgggtggcgccggcagggcgaggagctcgggtggcgccggcagggcgaggagctcgggtggcgccggcagggcgaggagctcggcgacggcctccgtggccgtatcaggaagagcgggctgctctgggacggcagcggactgctctgggacggcagcggactgctctgggacggcagcggactgctctgggacggcctccgggcctacagcgggctctgggaaggcctccgggcctacagcgggctctgggaaggcctccgggcctacagcgggctctgggaaggcctccgggcctacagcgggctctgggaaggcctccgggccttga
- the LOC127508837 gene encoding uncharacterized protein LOC127508837 isoform X6, producing MGSGVQELTGTDSDRDITPPFRKARPRGVNGTDREGGWVHWRPVGRRERGLQCRSRNSGSHGGSGATGSHGGSGATGSHGGSGATGSHGGSGATGSHGGSGATGSHGGSGATGSHGGSGATGSHGGSGGLGNHGGSGGLGNHGGSGGLGNHGGSGGLGGHGRSGGLGAHGRSGSVAGHSSSQAVEGRGRVRSPPASSSNSEAADDRGRAGSPPTSSPPSGIWPPPKKFLGNSTEAVAVSWVRSSGGAGRARSSGGAGRARSSGGAGRARSSGGAGRARSSGGAGRARSSGGAGRARSSGGAGRARSSATASVAVSGRAGCSGTAADCSGTAADCSGTAADCSGTASGPTAGSGKASGPTAGSGKASGPTAGSGKASGPTAGSGKASGP from the exons atgggaagtggagtccaggaactgacaggaacagacagtgatcgtgacataacgccccccttccggaaggcgcgtcctcgcggcgtaaatggcacagatagggagggggggtgggtacattggagacctgttggcagacgggaacggggtctccaatgcaggtccaggaactcgggcagccacggggggtcaggtgccacgggcagccacggcgggtcaggtgccacgggcagccacggcgggtcaggtgccacgggcagccacggcgggtcaggtgccacgggcagccacggcgggtcaggtgccacgggcagccacggcgggtcaggtgccacgggcagccacggcgggtcaggtgccacgggcagccacggcgggtcag gtggcttgggcaaccacggcgggtcaggtggcttgggcaaccacggcgggtcaggtggcttgggcaaccacggcgggtcaggtggcttaggcggccacggtaggtcaggtggcttgggcgcccacggtaggtcagggtccgtagccggccacagcagttcacaggcggttgaaggccgtgggcgtgtaaggtccccacccgcaagctcaagcaattcggaggccgctgatgatcgcggccgtgcagggtccccacccacaagctccccaccctcaggtatatggcccccccccaaaaagttcttggggaattcaacggaggccgtggcggtttcgtgggtaaggagctcgggtggcgccggcagggcgaggagctcgggtggcgccggcagggcgaggagctcgggtggcgccggcagggcgaggagctcgggtggcgccggcagggcgaggagctcgggtggcgccggcagggcgaggagctcgggtggcgccggcagggcgaggagctcgggtggcgccggcagggcgaggagctcggcgacggcctccgtggccgtatcaggaagagcgggctgctctgggacggcagcggactgctctgggacggcagcggactgctctgggacggcagcggactgctctgggacggcctccgggcctacagcgggctctgggaaggcctccgggcctacagcgggctctgggaaggcctccgggcctacagcgggctctgggaaggcctccgggcctacagcgggctctgggaaggcctccgggccttga
- the LOC127508837 gene encoding uncharacterized protein LOC127508837 isoform X22, translating into MGSGVQELTGTDSDRDITPPFRKARPRGVNGTDREGGWVHWRPVGRRERGLQCRSRNSGSHGGSGATGSHGGSGATGSHGGSGATGSHGGSGATGSHGGSGATGSHGGSGATGSHGGSGATGSHGGSGATGSHGGSGGLGNHGGSGSVAGHSSSQAVEGRGRVRSPPASSSNSEAADDRGRAGSPPTSSPPSGIWPPPKKFLGNSTEAVAVSWVRSSGGAGRARSSGGAGRARSSGGAGRARSSGGAGRARSSGGAGRARSSGGAGRARSSGGAGRARSSATASVAVSGRAGCSGTAADCSGTAADCSGTAADCSGTASGPTAGSGKASGPTAGSGKASGPTAGSGKASGPTAGSGKASGP; encoded by the exons atgggaagtggagtccaggaactgacaggaacagacagtgatcgtgacataacgccccccttccggaaggcgcgtcctcgcggcgtaaatggcacagatagggagggggggtgggtacattggagacctgttggcagacgggaacggggtctccaatgcaggtccaggaactcgggcagccacggggggtcaggtgccacgggcagccacggcgggtcaggtgccacgggcagccacggcgggtcaggtgccacgggcagccacggcgggtcaggtgccacgggcagccacggcgggtcaggtgccacgggcagccacggcgggtcaggtgccacgggcagccacggcgggtcaggtgccacgggcagccacggcgggtcag gtgccacgggcagccacggcgggtcaggtggcttgggcaaccacggcgggtcag ggtccgtagccggccacagcagttcacaggcggttgaaggccgtgggcgtgtaaggtccccacccgcaagctcaagcaattcggaggccgctgatgatcgcggccgtgcagggtccccacccacaagctccccaccctcaggtatatggcccccccccaaaaagttcttggggaattcaacggaggccgtggcggtttcgtgggtaaggagctcgggtggcgccggcagggcgaggagctcgggtggcgccggcagggcgaggagctcgggtggcgccggcagggcgaggagctcgggtggcgccggcagggcgaggagctcgggtggcgccggcagggcgaggagctcgggtggcgccggcagggcgaggagctcgggtggcgccggcagggcgaggagctcggcgacggcctccgtggccgtatcaggaagagcgggctgctctgggacggcagcggactgctctgggacggcagcggactgctctgggacggcagcggactgctctgggacggcctccgggcctacagcgggctctgggaaggcctccgggcctacagcgggctctgggaaggcctccgggcctacagcgggctctgggaaggcctccgggcctacagcgggctctgggaaggcctccgggccttga